From a region of the Bombus terrestris chromosome 8, iyBomTerr1.2, whole genome shotgun sequence genome:
- the LOC100647538 gene encoding ATP-dependent helicase brm isoform X1 has product MASPSPQSSPMPPPQTPSPMGPPQQAPSPSNPQGSPMGPPQHHPHSPTQAYQTGPPMPPGGPPMSQPNQQPSSQQQNYPSHPQQMQSAMGPQNQSGPGMPVSQNSNSQQAPSGPMVPGQMGPSGSQGTSHIMQSGPNQMNANGPGQMSAGGPGQMGPGGPGPMGPGGPGQMGPGGPGQMGPGGPGQMGPGGPGQMGPGGPGQMGPGGPGPMGPGGPGQMGPGGPGQMGPGGSGPIGASHMGQAAGGPPGGPHMSQAPPQMGPGNGPVPQMGSGGPSNSQMVPGGPGHMSGPPGSSHMNAAGPPGPGHMNTSGPPGSGHMNATGPPGTGHMNATGPPGPGHMSSGGPPGPGHMSTNGPPGPGHINTNGPPGSTHMNASGPPGSHLNSGPSIPSHINASGPPGSGHMSASGPGNHLGPGGPGQMPPGGSTAHNLGPGGPNQMGPGGPNQMVPSNQTPMGPSPMGPVGQGGQIGPNAPGQMGHNGPSPMGPNAPGQMGIGSASSQLGMGGPGSQLGPGGPGSQMGPGSGPGGQLGSSLGQMGPGSGPGGQMPPSNGPGGSMGPGSGPGGQMVSTSGPGGQIGPGSSPGGQIGPGSGSGNQIGPGNAPGNPMTPGSGPSGQMGPGTGPNSQMGPGNLPGGQMGPGNNSNSQMGPGNGPSGQIGPGGQMGPNGPGGQMGPGGSGVQIPPGGPANQMGPGGPGNQIGPSGPNNQLSHSGASNQMGPSGQSSSGQIGPGSQGQQIVPGGSAPIGPGAPVNQMSQTGPGGPPGAGQENLNALQKAIDSMEEKGLQEDPRYSQLLALRARQGNIGEKQAFSSQQLQQLRVQIMAYRLLARNQPLSQQLALAVQGGAPPPPGMGQRTPIDPSQGPPTTTGPQISGPNVIGSAVPPRPGCQTPQQQQPPQPGAKTNRVTSVAKPAGLDPLLILQERENRVQCENKLHSHTSRKATHAFLQLKRFMVTVAARIALRMEQLSNLPTNMPEDLRIQAQIELRMLRVLNFQRQLRSEILACTRKDTTLETAVNVKAYKRTKRQGLREARATEKLEKQQKLEAERKRRQKHQEFLSSVLQHGKDFKEFHRNNVAKLARLNKAVLNYHANAEREQKKEQERIEKERMRRLMAEDEEGYRKLIDQKKDKRLAFLLSQTDEYISNLTEMVKQHKIEQKRKQVEEQKRKKKKKKLQDGEGGEDGNANEDTRVGVIETATGRTLTGEEAPLMSQLSQFLESHPGWEPIESESEDDEDEEEEENEGEEKGENKEKSTGDSEEEKVKKTIHKAKVEDDEYKTEEQTYYSIAHTVHEVVTEQASIMVNGKLKEYQIKGLEWLVSLFNNNLNGILADEMGLGKTIQTIALVTYLMEKKKVNGPFLIIVPLSTLSNWVLEFEKWAPSVVVVSYKGSPAGRRAIQSQMRATKFNVLLTTYEYVIKDKGVLAKLQWKYMIIDEGHRMKNHHCKLTQVLNTHYLAPHRLLLTGTPLQNKLPELWALLNFLLPSIFKSCSTFEQWFNAPFATTGEKVELNEEETILIIRRLHKVLRPFLLRRLKKEVESQLPDKVEYIIKCDMSGLQKVLYKHMQSKGVLLTDGSEKGKQGKGGAKALMNTIVQLRKLCNHPFMFQAIEEKYCEHVGTQGSGVITGPDLYRASGKFELLDRILPKLKATNHRVLLFCQMTQLMTIMEDYLSWRGFMYLRLDGTTKAEDRGDLLKKFNDPGSEYFLFLLSTRAGGLGLNLQAADTVIIFDSDWNPHQDLQAQDRAHRIGQKNEVRVLRLMTVNSVEERILAAARYKLNMDEKVIQAGMFDQKSTGSERQQFLQSILHQDDAEDEEENEVPDDETVNQMIARTEGEFEIFQKLDLERRREEAKLGPNRKSRLLEEAELPDWLVKDDDEVERWTYEEDEDRFLGRGSRQRKEVDYTDSLTEKEWLKAIDDDGAEYEEEEEDDKKKKKTRKRKKKGEEDDEPMPKKRRGTGSSIDPKMKRAMKKLLMVVVNYTDSTDGRLLSEPFMKLPSRRELPDYYEIIKKPLTINKLLQKIEEGKYADFDDLEKDFMQLCKNAQIYNEEASLIHEDSIVLQSVFTNARQRIEEEGNNSDMDDKGEGEEGSDADSTVRMRIKLKGRKGEGRGGRRKRVTKKYISDDDDDGDDN; this is encoded by the exons ATGGCAAGTCCTTCACCACAATCATCTCCTATGCCTCCACCACAAACGCCAAGTCCTATGGGCCCTCCTCAGCAGGCACCATCACCTTCTAACCCACAAGGTAGTCCTATGGGTCCACCACAGCATCATCCTCATAGTCCAACACAAGCATATCAAACTGGTCCGCCAATGCCACCTGGAGGTCCACCTATGTCTCAACCGAATCAACAACCTTCATCGCAACAGCAGAATTATCCATCACACCCACAACAAATGCAATCTGCTATGGGTCCAcag AATCAGAGTGGACCTGGCATGCCAGTTAGTCAAAATTCTAATTCTCAGCAGGCTCCCAGTGGACCTATGGTACCAGGCCAAATGGGACCAAGTGGATCTCAAGGAACATCTCACATTATGCAATCTGGTCCAAACCAAATGAATGCAAATGGACCAGGACAAATGAGTGCTGGTGGCCCTGGTCAGATGGGCCCAGGAGGCCCTGGTCCAATGGGCCCAGGAGGCCCTGGTCAAATGGGCCCAGGAGGCCCTGGTCAAATGGGCCCAGGAGGCCCTGGTCAAATGGGACCAGGAGGCCCTGGTCAGATGGGACCAGGAGGCCCCGGTCAAATGGGCCCAGGAGGCCCTGGTCCAATGGGCCCAGGAGGCCCTGGTCAAATGGGCCCAGGAGGTCCTGGTCAAATGGGTCCAGGAGGTTCAGGACCAATTGGAGCAAGCCATATGGGCCAAGCTGCTGGAGGACCACCAGGAGGTCCACATATGAGTCAGGCTCCTCCTCAAATGGGTCCAGGAAATGGACCTGTGCCACAAATGGGTTCTGGAGGACCTTCAAATTCGCAAATGGTACCTGGAGGACCAGGACATATGAGTGGCCCACCAGGATCAAGCCATATGAATGCAGCTGGACCACCAGGTCCAGGACATATGAATACAAGTGGGCCACCAGGATCAGGCCATATGAATGCAACTGGACCCCCTGGAACAGGCCATATGAATGCGACTGGGCCACCAGGACCAGGTCATATGAGTTCAGGTGGTCCGCCTGGACCAGGACATATGAGCACTAATGGGCCCCCTGGACCAGGACATATTAATACAAATGGTCCACCCGGTTCAACTCATATGAATGCTAGTGGTCCGCCTGGAAGTCATTTAAATAGCGGACCATCCATACCAAGTCATATAAATGCAAGTGGTCCACCAGGATCTGGACATATGAGTGCTAGCGGACCAGGAAATCATTTAGGCCCTGGAGGGCCAGGTCAAATGCCTCCAGGTGGTTCTACTGCACATAACTTGGGGCCAGGAGGACCAAATCAAATGGGTCCTGGAGGTCCAAATCAAATGGTACCTAGTAATCAAACCCCTATGGGACCTAGTCCCATGGGGCCTGTTGGACAAGGTGGACAAATTGGGCCAAATGCACCTGGCCAAATGGGACATAACGGACCATCACCAATGGGTCCAAATGCTCCTGGACAGATGGGTATCGGATCTGCCTCGTCGCAACTGGGAATGGGAGGGCCTGGAAGTCAGTTGGGTCCAGGTGGGCCAGGTAGTCAAATGGGTCCGGGTAGTGGACCTGGGGGACAATTAGGAAGTAGTCTTGGACAAATGGGGCCAGGAAGTGGACCTGGAGGACAAATGCCACCAAGCAATGGACCTGGAGGGTCCATGGGCCCTGGAAGTGGTCCTGGTGGACAAATGGTATCAACTAGTGGACCTGGAGGTCAAATAGGGCCAGGAAGCAGTCCTGGAGGGCAAATAGGACCGGGAAGTGGTAGTGGAAATCAAATAGGACCTGGAAATGCTCCTGGAAATCCGATGACGCCAGGAAGCGGACCTAGCGGACAAATGGGTCCAGGAACTGGACCCAATAGTCAAATGGGACCGGGAAATTTACCTGGAGGACAAATGGGCCCAGGAAATAACTCAAATAGTCAAATGGGTCCTGGAAATGGACCAAGTGGACAGATAGGCCCAGGTGGTCAAATGGGACCCAATGGTCCTGGAGGGCAAATGGGTCCAGGTGGTTCAGGAGTACAAATACCACCAGGTGGTCCTGCAAATCAAATGGGACCTGGTGGCCCTGGTAATCAAATAGGACCAAGTGGACCAAACAATCAGCTAAGCCACAGTGGTGCTAGCAATCAAATGGGACCAAGTGGACAGTCATCTTCTGGTCAAATTGGCCCTGGTTCACAGGGCCAACAAATTGTTCCAGGAGGTTCAGCGCCAATCGGGCCTGGTGCACCTGTGAATCAAATGAGTCAAACTGGACCTGGTGGTCCACCTGGTGCTGGACAAGAAAATTTGAATGCTTTACAGAAAGCTATTGATTCAATGGAAGAAAAGGGACTTCAAGAGGATCCACGTTATTCTCAGCTATTAGCTTTAAGGGCTCGTCAAGGCAACATTGGAGAGAAACAAGCTTTTAGTTCACAACAATTACAACAATTGCG TGTACAGATAATGGCATATCGATTATTAGCAAGAAATCAACCGTTATCGCAACAACTTGCACTTGCAGTTCAAG GTGGAGCACCTCCTCCTCCAGGTATGGGACAACGAACTCCTATAGATCCATCTCAAGGACCTCCTACTACTACAGGCCCACAAATCTCTGGACCAAATGTAATTGGTTCTGCGGTTCCTCCAAGACCAGGTTGTCAAAcaccacaacaacaacaacCTCCTCAACCAGGTGCTAAAACTAACAGAGTGACAAGTGTGGCAAAACCAGCTGGTTTAGATCCGCTACTGATTTTGCAGGAACGTGAAAACAG GGTCCAATGTGAAAACAAACTTCACTCTCATACATCGAGGAAAGCGACACATGCATTTCTTCAATTAAAACGTTTTATGGTTAc agTTGCAGCACGCATAGCGTTACGAATGGAACAATTGAGCAATTTACCAACTAACATGCCAGAAGATCTCCGTATCCAGGCACAGATTGAGTTACGGATGCTTAGGGTACTGAATTTCCAAAGACAACTACGATCAGAG ATTTTAGCATGTACCCGAAAAGATACTACCTTAGAAACTGCAGTGAATGTAAAGGCCTACAAGCGTACGAAAAGACAAGGACTTAGGGAAGCCAGAGCTACAGAAAAACTCGAAAAGCAACAAAAATTGGAAGCTGAACGTAAAAGAAGGCAAAAACATCAA gAGTTTCTTAGTTCTGTACTTCAACATGGTAaagatttcaaagaatttcatCGAAACAATGTGGCCAAATTGGCAAGACTCAACAAAGCTGTTCTAAATTACCATGCAAATGCTGAAAGAGAACAGAAGAAAGAACAGGAGCGTATTGAGAAAGAACGTATGAGACGTCTTATGGCGGAAGACGAAGAAGGTTACAGAAAACTGATTGACCAAAAGAAAGATAAACGGTTAGCGTTTCTGTTGTCACAGACAGATGAATATATCAGTAATCTTACTGAAATGGTAAAACAACACAAGATAGAACAAAAAAGGAAGCAAGTGGAAGAACAAAAGCGTAAAAAG aaaaagaagaagttgCAAGATGGCGAAGGAGGTGAAGATGGAAATGCTAATGAAGATACTCGTGTTGGAGTGATTGAGACAGCTACTGGTCGCACATTAACTGGCGAAGAAGCACCGCTAATGAGTCAACTTTCACAATTCTTAGAATCTCATCCAGGATGGGAACCAATTGAATCCGAAAGTGAAGATGATGAAgatgaagaggaagaagaaaatgaaggtgaagaaaaaggggaaaataaagaaaaatctacTGGCGATTCAGAAGAAGAAAAGGTTAAAAAGACTATACATAAAGCCAAAGTAGAGGACGATGAATACAAAACGGAAGAACAAACGTATTACAGTATTGCACACACTGTGCACGAGGTAGTAACAGAACAGGCATCTATCATGGTCaatggaaaattgaaagaatatcAAATCAAG GGTTTGGAATGGCTGGTGtcattatttaacaataatctCAATGGTATACTTGCGGATGAAATGGGTCTTGGCAAAACTATTCAAACAATAGCTTTGGTGACTTATCttatggagaaaaaaaaagtaaacggGCCATTTCTTATAATTGTTCCTTTATC AACTTTGTCGAATTGGGTATTGGAATTTGAGAAATGGGCTCCTAGTGTTGTAGTTGTTTCGTATAAAGGTTCACCAGCTGGCAGAAGAGCCATTCAATCTCAAATGAGAGCCACTAAATTTAATGTTTTGCTTACTACTTACGAATATGTTATTAAAGATAAGGGCGTTTTAGCAAAATTGCAGTGGAAATATATGATTATCGACGAAGGACATAGAATGAAAAATCATCACTGTAAACTAACTCAAGTATTAAATACACATTATCTGGCTCCTCATCGGCTTCTACTGACAGGGACACCATTGCAAAATAAATTGCCTGAATTGTGGgcattattaaattttctacttCCTTCAATCTTTAAATCTTGTAGTACTTTCGAACAATGGTTCAATGCTCCATTCGCAACCACTGGTGAAAAGGTAGAATTAAATGAAGAAGAAACTATTCTTATTATTCGCCGATTACATAAAGTATTACGTCCTTTCTTACTGAGACGTCTAAAGAAAGAAGTTGAATCACAGTTACCTGATAAAGTTGAATACATAATCAAATGCGATATGTCTGGACTGCAAAAGGTTCTTTATAAACACATGCAGAGTAAAGGTGTATTGCTAACTGATGGTTCAGAAAAGGGAAAACAGGGCAAAGGAGGCGCCAAAGCTTTAATGAACACCATTGTGCAATTGAGAAAATTATGCAATCATCCATTCATGTTCCAAGCTATTGAAGAAAAATACTGCGAGCATGTAGGTACGCAAGGATCTGGTGTGATTACTGGTCCCGACTTGTATCGTGCCTCTGGAAAATTTGAATTGCTGGATCGTATTCTTCCGAAATTAAAAGCGACAAATCACAGAGTACTATTATTCTGTCAAATGACACAGCTAATGACAATTATGGAAGATTACTTAAGTTGGAGAGGATTTATGTATTTGCGATTAGATGGAACTACGAAAGCTGAAGATAGAGGAGACTTACTCAAGAAATTCAACGATCCTGGTTccgaatatttcttatttttgttaTCGACACGTGCTGGTGGCCTTGGATTAAATTTGCAAGCTGCGGATACCGTTATTATTTTTGATTCTGATTGGAATCCGCATCAGGACTTGCAAGCACAAGATAGAGCACATAGAATTGGACAAAAGAATGAAGTACGTGTACTTAGATTAATGACGGTTAATTCGGTCGAAGAAAGAATATTGGCTGCAGCTAGATACAAATTGAACATGGATGAAAAGGTTATACAAGCGGGAATGTTCGATCAAAAGTCGACTGGTTCTGAACGGCAACAATTCTTACAAAGCATTTTGCATCAAGATGATgctgaagatgaagaagaaaatgaagtaCCGGACGATGAAACGGTTAATCAAATGATTGCACGGACGGAAggtgaatttgaaatatttcaaaagttaGATTTAGAACGAAGAAGGGAAGAAGCAAAGCTGGGTCCAAACAGAAAGTCCCGACTATTGGAGGAAGCTGAGTTACCCGATTGGTTAGTAAAAGATGATGATGAGGTTGAAAGGTGGACGTACGAAGAAGATGAGGATAGATTCCTTGGACGAGGTTCAAGACAACGGAAGGAAGTTGATTATACTGACAGTTTGACTGAAAAAGAATGGCTGAAAGCAATCGATGACGATGGAGCTGAGtacgaagaggaagaggaagacgataagaagaagaagaaaacacgaAAACGGAAGAAGAAAGGCGAGGAAGACGACGAGCCTATGCCAAAGAAGCGAAGAGGAACAGGATCTTCAATTGACCCGAAAATGAAACGAGCTATGAAAAAGTTGCTTATGGTAGTTGTTAATTACACTGATAGTACAGATGGCAGGCTCCTTAGCGAACCATTTATGAAATTACCATCCAGAAGAGAATTGCCGGattattacgaaattattaaaaaaccaTTAACTATCAATAAATTACTTCAAAAGATTGAAGAAGGAaag TATGCCGATTTTGACGATCTTGAGAAAGACTTTATGCAGTTGTGTAAAAACGCACAAATTTATAATGAAGAAGCTTCTCTCATACACGAAGATTCCATTGTTTTACAATCTGTATTTACGAATGCGCGTCAACGTATCGAAGAGGAAGGCAATAATTCCGACATGGATGACAAAG gtgAAGGCGAAGAAGGGTCTGACGCAGATTCCACTGTTAGAATGAGGATCAAGTTGAAAGGAAGGAAGGGCGAAGGTAGAGGAGGCCGGAGGAAAAGGGTCACTAAAAAGTATATATCggatgacgacgacgatggcGATGACAACTGA